The Corallococcus caeni genome includes a region encoding these proteins:
- a CDS encoding FHA domain-containing protein has translation MSAVPDEDWSAPESGEDSQDGGDPELYGDAEPVRSRTGETRVASIENLRPEEEEPAEEEDNSETTRAGPPVMMLVLDGVDKGRKKRFKGVRMVVGRSKDCDFALGDQTVSRRHLELVYGESGVVMRDLGGISGTQVNDQKVDECILKHGDEISVGKTRLRFVDEGELIKEMRAKAESGEADEKKEEKKEEKKDPRLDEKTNANYKLADLMRDEKARKTGVPRPRPVRSPAREGFRPTFKMKVGAAVGGLVLLLLIAGLAMSGGNKPPPKPPVDPNQARAQELMQRARDKVRDGEYPDAVRFAQEAEKLRVGIDVDGVAKAAQQLQDILDSFQAVRGLMAENRYTDARAKLTATPQGTARTDEERKKLEEELESREQAYTLGLVEAALTERRPDDARTLIAELPQSTRSLYEEKLKELEALLAKEAQQAARQAGIRQAVAAENAKQRRAEFVAEAFQDVERRFNGGDFQRATLEVDRVMDKYRSEADIQARARNLKKLIPQFRSAFEEGQKKYENNSLEASVKPLRRAADVYRQIGFAGSLGDTLDNELASASVAAGQAAFKRKEFPLAGRSFREALRLNPGDSRARDGLDELQKKVEELYLSAYIARDRDPAMAKEQFKIVIEASADGADVKRKAEMALSELQKADGS, from the coding sequence GTGTCCGCCGTGCCGGATGAAGACTGGTCCGCGCCCGAGTCGGGCGAGGACAGCCAGGACGGAGGAGACCCGGAGCTGTACGGCGACGCGGAGCCCGTGCGTTCGCGCACCGGCGAGACGCGGGTGGCATCCATTGAGAACCTGCGTCCGGAGGAGGAGGAGCCCGCCGAGGAGGAGGACAACTCCGAGACGACGCGCGCCGGCCCGCCGGTGATGATGCTGGTGCTGGACGGCGTCGACAAGGGACGCAAGAAGCGCTTCAAGGGCGTGCGCATGGTGGTGGGGCGCAGCAAGGACTGCGACTTCGCCCTGGGCGACCAGACCGTGTCCCGCCGCCACCTGGAGCTCGTCTACGGCGAGAGCGGCGTGGTGATGCGCGACCTGGGCGGCATTTCCGGCACCCAGGTGAACGACCAGAAGGTCGACGAGTGCATCCTCAAGCACGGGGATGAGATCTCCGTGGGCAAGACGCGCCTGCGCTTCGTGGACGAGGGCGAACTCATCAAGGAGATGCGCGCCAAGGCCGAGTCCGGCGAGGCGGATGAGAAGAAGGAGGAAAAGAAGGAGGAGAAGAAGGACCCGCGCCTGGATGAGAAGACCAACGCGAACTACAAGCTCGCGGACCTCATGCGCGACGAGAAGGCGCGCAAGACGGGCGTGCCCCGCCCGCGCCCGGTGCGCTCGCCGGCGCGCGAGGGCTTCCGGCCGACCTTCAAGATGAAGGTGGGCGCGGCCGTGGGCGGCCTGGTCCTGCTGCTGCTCATCGCGGGCCTGGCGATGTCCGGCGGGAACAAGCCGCCGCCCAAGCCGCCCGTGGACCCCAACCAGGCGCGCGCCCAGGAGCTGATGCAGCGCGCGCGCGACAAGGTGCGCGACGGCGAATACCCGGACGCGGTGCGCTTCGCCCAGGAGGCGGAGAAGCTGCGCGTGGGCATCGACGTGGACGGCGTGGCCAAGGCGGCGCAGCAGCTGCAGGACATTCTGGACTCGTTCCAGGCGGTCCGCGGGCTGATGGCGGAGAACCGCTACACGGACGCCCGGGCGAAGCTGACCGCCACGCCGCAGGGCACCGCGCGCACGGACGAGGAGCGCAAGAAGCTGGAGGAGGAGCTGGAGTCGCGGGAGCAGGCGTACACGCTCGGCCTGGTGGAGGCGGCGCTGACGGAGCGCCGGCCGGACGACGCGCGCACCCTCATCGCGGAGCTGCCGCAGAGCACGCGCTCCCTCTACGAAGAGAAGCTCAAGGAGCTGGAGGCGCTGCTCGCCAAGGAGGCGCAGCAGGCCGCGCGGCAGGCGGGCATCCGGCAGGCGGTGGCGGCGGAGAACGCCAAGCAGCGCCGCGCGGAGTTCGTGGCGGAGGCCTTCCAGGACGTGGAGCGCCGCTTCAACGGCGGGGACTTCCAGCGCGCGACGCTGGAGGTGGACCGGGTGATGGACAAGTACCGCTCGGAGGCGGACATCCAGGCCCGCGCGCGCAACCTGAAGAAGCTCATCCCCCAGTTCCGCTCCGCCTTCGAGGAGGGCCAGAAGAAGTACGAGAACAACTCGCTGGAGGCGTCCGTGAAGCCGCTGCGCCGCGCGGCGGACGTGTACCGGCAGATCGGCTTCGCGGGCTCGCTGGGGGACACGCTCGACAACGAGCTGGCGTCCGCGTCCGTGGCCGCGGGGCAGGCGGCCTTCAAGCGCAAGGAGTTCCCGCTGGCGGGCCGCAGCTTCCGCGAGGCGCTGCGCCTCAACCCGGGGGACTCGCGCGCCCGCGACGGCCTGGACGAGCTGCAGAAGAAGGTGGAGGAGCTGTACCTGTCGGCGTACATCGCTCGCGACCGCGACCCCGCCATGGCGAAGGAGCAGTTC